Proteins found in one Agaribacterium sp. ZY112 genomic segment:
- a CDS encoding efflux RND transporter periplasmic adaptor subunit, translated as MKTLTTLLPNKKTKKKKLVLATLFAQVLLFSISPLNAWSKEEHEHEHEHEHEASEQHAPHLEEGDHDEHEDHVDQDDGHGHDHGVHGEGEEDEHEHGEANSSRIEDSMAKQVGIVTSVAGSQELHQTITVYGAIVPAPEQLSHVRARFEGMVTSVKVTLGDRVKTGDVLAEIESNESLKTYAIRSPITGRIVQRHANTGEVTKDQVLFSIANFDTVWAELRVYPAQQSSVTEGQAVHILASNISVESKVDHMVASMESPYMVARVLLANKKHTLSPGIMIEARVETGRFSVPIAVVKDAVQTLGGRQGVFVKAGDDYRFTPLVLGKSDDHFYEVIDGLEANSRYVSENSYLIKADIEKSEAEHDH; from the coding sequence ATGAAGACCTTAACAACATTGCTCCCTAACAAAAAAACTAAAAAGAAAAAGTTGGTTTTAGCTACGCTCTTTGCCCAGGTGTTGCTATTCAGTATTTCTCCATTAAATGCTTGGTCGAAGGAAGAGCACGAGCACGAGCACGAGCACGAGCATGAAGCATCAGAACAACATGCACCGCACCTTGAAGAGGGTGATCATGACGAGCACGAGGACCATGTTGATCAGGATGATGGGCATGGTCATGACCACGGTGTTCATGGAGAAGGAGAAGAAGATGAACACGAGCACGGTGAGGCTAACTCTAGCCGTATAGAAGATTCTATGGCCAAGCAAGTGGGTATCGTTACCTCAGTGGCGGGTTCGCAGGAGCTTCATCAGACCATTACGGTATACGGCGCGATTGTTCCTGCACCGGAACAACTTAGTCATGTACGTGCGCGTTTTGAGGGTATGGTTACCTCTGTCAAAGTCACCCTTGGTGATCGAGTAAAAACTGGCGACGTATTGGCTGAAATTGAATCCAATGAAAGTCTGAAAACTTATGCAATCCGCTCGCCGATTACTGGACGAATAGTTCAGCGTCATGCCAATACCGGCGAAGTGACAAAAGACCAGGTTCTGTTTTCCATCGCAAACTTTGACACTGTTTGGGCGGAACTGCGTGTCTATCCTGCACAGCAGTCTTCGGTTACAGAAGGTCAAGCGGTTCACATACTAGCAAGCAATATCAGTGTGGAATCCAAAGTGGATCACATGGTGGCGTCAATGGAATCTCCTTATATGGTGGCGCGCGTCTTGTTGGCCAATAAGAAACACACTTTATCTCCGGGAATAATGATTGAAGCGCGCGTGGAAACCGGCCGTTTTTCGGTTCCTATAGCGGTAGTAAAAGATGCGGTGCAAACGCTGGGTGGACGCCAAGGCGTATTCGTTAAGGCCGGTGATGATTATCGCTTTACACCACTTGTGTTGGGTAAAAGTGATGATCATTTCTATGAAGTTATCGATGGGCTTGAGGCGAACAGTAGATATGTCAGTGAGAATAGCTATTTAATTAAAGCTGATATCGAAAAATCCGAAGCAGAACACGATCACTAA